In Erpetoichthys calabaricus chromosome 2, fErpCal1.3, whole genome shotgun sequence, a genomic segment contains:
- the LOC114645730 gene encoding apolipoprotein L3-like, translating into MSEENNNLLDFYYSEERWNGMSSDEEAENEELSRLREDADKGITLLKKLINDRIEDLQKNIRELHSIADGVDSFHKKATIANITGGSVSAVGGIVTIVGLILTPFTLGASLVVTGVGLGVAAAGGVTSASATISDTVNNSLDRKKVEDIIERHQKGTEAFVECLKTANTCIRKMEEFLTKETLLKTRNKVQLGTRATKVIASAGEIGRLATLAKVSGGVARAVKVAGVATGILSGLFLGLDVFFIAKDSIDLHKGAKTEFAAKIREVANELQCGLHELNEINTDLQRFIRTNALNNYT; encoded by the exons GTTGGAATGGAATGAGTTCTGATGAAGAAGCTGAAAATGAAGAACTTAG TAGGTTACGTGAAGATGCAGACAAGGGCATAACGCTTCTCAAGAAACTCATCAATGATCGCATTGAGGATCTGCAAAAGAACATCCGTGAACTTCATAGTATTGCAGATGGGGTTGACAGCTTTCATAAGAAAGCCACCATTGCCAATATTACTGGAGGATCCGTGAGTGCCGTTGGAGGGATTGTCACCATTGTTGGACTGATCCTGACTCCcttcaccttgggagcttcccTTGTGGTCACAGGAGTGGGACTGGGAGTGGCAGCGGCAGGAGGAGTGACCAGCGCTTCAGCTACCATTTCAGATACTGTGAACAACTCTTTGGACCGAAAAAAAGTGGAAGACATTATAGAGAGACACCAGAAGGGCACTGAGGCTTTTGTAGAATGCCTAAAAACTGCCAACACATGCATAAGGAAAATGGAAGAGTTTCTGACAAAGGAAACTTTGCTAAAAACAAGGAATAAAGTTCAGTTAGGAACAAGAGCTACAAAAGTGATTGCCAGTGCTGGTGAGATTGGCAGGCTAGCCACATTAGCAAAAGTGTCAGGTGGAGTGGCAAGGGCTGTCAAGGTGGCCGGAGTGGCGACTGGAATCCTCTCAGGCCTGTTCCTAGGACTAGATGTCTTTTTCATTGCAAAAGACTCCATTGACCTTCATAAAGGAGccaaaactgaatttgcagctAAAATTCGTGAGGTGGCAAATGAATTACAGTGTGGATTACatgaattaaatgaaatcaaCACAGATTTACAAAGATTCATCAGAACTAATGCATTAAATAATTATACATAA